CGTTATTAACGAAAAAGAAGAAGCATACCGACTTTTTGAAAACATGAAAAGTTATGCTAATCATTTGGGGCTTTATAGTGAAGACTTGGATTTTGAAACTAAACGCCAACTGGGAAACTTTCCTCAAGCTTATTCCCATTTGGCATTTATAAACACAGCGTCGCTTTTCTCTGAAGAGCAAAAATTGTCACGATTTATTCAACCGTAAAAATTATTATTCATCTATGGGAAACAAAACACTAAAGGAAATTTTAGATTTTTCGCTAATAGATTTGGGAGATAAATTTACTCTTACAGTGATGGATGTAATAGAACTGGCATTAGTCATTCTAATTACTTTAGTTGTATTATATTTAATAAAGAAAGCCATTTATAAATCTAAAAGACTTGAACTCGGAAAGAAATATTCCCTTAACAATCTCATTCGTTATATTTTTTATATCCTTTCTTTATCCATTATCCTTAATATTTTTGGTTTCAGTATTAAATATGTAATGGCAGGTTCTGCCGCTTTGTTGGTAGGAATAGGATTAGGTTTGCAAAATCTTTTTAGTGATTTTGTTTCCGGCATTGTTATTCTTATCGATTCATCCATCAAGGTAGGCGATGTGCTCGATGTGGATGGATTAGTTTGTCAGGTGGAAGAAATTAATCTGCGGACTACGCTCGTACTTACACGTGACGACAAATATATTTTATTACCAAACACGCTTTTAACGAGAAATAAAATAGTTAATTGGACACATACAAATACCGCTTCGCGTTTTGAAGTGAGTGTTGGTGTAGATTATTCTTCTGATGTAAATTTGGTAATGAGATTGATAAAGGAAGTATGCATGGCTCAGGAAGATGTGTTGAAACAACCTGAACCTTTTGTGCGTTTCAATGATTTTGGCAATTCTTCGCTGGATTTCACCGTTTATTTCTGGGCAACAAATGTTTTTCGGGTTGAAAATATTAAGAGTGAAATAAGGGTGGGCATTTTCAAAGCATTTAGCGAAAATAATATCACTATTCCTTTTCCGCAGCGTGTATTACACTTTGAAAATAAGGAAGATATTTCTCAAAAATCAGTTAACGGTTAGATTTTTACCGTTAAATTGAACGGTTGCAAATGAATTAGGATAATTTTCATTGATAAAATCAATGAGTTTTTCCCTTACTTCTACGCGTAAGTCCCAATTGTCAGAAGAGTTACTGCTGCTAAGGATAATACGTATTTCTTTGAACCACTCTTTGCTGTCTGTTACTTGTATGCTTTGAACGCGTCCGTCCCATTTTGTGTTGTTTTCTAAAAGCGTTTGTAGCTTTTCCCGAATCGGTTCTAATGGTAAGTTATATGATACATACAAATAGATTTTACCAATAATATTCGCCGTTTTATTTGTCCAATTTTCAATCGGGTTATTTAAAAAATAATCTATGGGTACAATCATACGTCTTTCGTCCCATATTTTTATCACAATGTAAGTTAGTTTTATTTCTTCAATTTTTCCGTATTCTCCTTCAATAATGACCACGTCGTCTATTTTTACAGGTTGTGTTAGAGCTATTTGAATTCCTGAAAGTACTTGACCTACAGTTTTTTGTGCTGCTAAACCAACAATAATCCCGAGCACACCCGCAGAAGTAAGGATGCTTTTTCCCAATGTTCTTGCACCTTCTATAGACATCAATGCAATAGCAATAAAAATAATGGCAAATAGAAAAATGATAATACTTTCAAACATTTTAATTTGGGTAATTCGCGAACGCGCATAGAGATTATCATCAATAATCATATTGTATTTGTTCTGAAAGTATTTTGAGAACGCTCTTATTGTCTGTATCAAAAGCCATCCCACAGATAATGGAAGCATAATACTTGCCAAATTATCCAAAAAGGACAACGATGGAATCCGTTTTATAAAATGTGGAGCGAAAAACATAAATAAAATTGAAAACAATATCCATAAGATAGGAGATTGAAACAATTTTATGATGTAATCGTCAATATGATTTTTGGTTCTTGAAGCAATCTTTTTTAATCTGTTGAATACTAATTTATTGATTAGAAAAAGAATAGCGAAAGAAACTACAAAAAGAATAATGATTACAAGAATGCTTTTAATTCCGTTACTTTCACTCGAAAGCGCGTTGATTAAATCTGTCATGACAATTAGGTTTTTATCAACTTTTCAAAAAAAGGTATTACTAATGATTGCAAAGGTAGTCTGTAGGACGCATTTTCAGAAAAATTACCAACTTTAATGCTGATGCCGTTTTCAGGTAATGCTCGGAACATATCTTCATCAGTCGTATCATCGCCAATGGCGAGTACAAAGTCGTATTTATGTTTTGCCAACCTTCTGTTTATTTCACTTCCCTTGTTAAATTCCGGCGATTTTATTTCCACAATTTTGTTTCCGCGTACTATTTGCAGGTTTTGCCGAGCGCAAGGAATCATTAATTCATTAATTAACTGATTTTCACGGAGTTCTGCTAACCATATATCTACTTTTCTGAAATGCCAAACCAAAGCGGCATCTTTTATTTCCATTGAAGAATGTGGCGTTTTATCAATGGTGCGTTGTATTATATCCACAATTTCATCACTCCAAACTTGTTTCTTTTTCAAATTTTGGTGCCATTTTCCATTTTCTTTGTAAAACGCGCCATGTTCTGCTGCAAAATCAATATTTAATTCCCCAAACCATTTGTCTAATATATCGCAATTGCGTCCACTGTTAATAATTACTTTATTTTTTGGATCGTTTGTTAACTCTTTTATCAAAGTCAAAAGACGTTTAGAAGGTGTTGCATCGGTAGGATTCTTCACAAATGGAGCAAGTGTGCCATCGTAATCGAGAAAAAACAAACGTGATGAAGCGCTGTCGTATTGTTGTTTTATTTCACTAAGTTGCTTTTTACCAATGATTTTCTGATTTATACTTTCGTTTTGATTTTTGATGGAAATCATTTCATTGATAAAGTCTTTTGCCCATTTTTTTACGTCGTGTGTGGAAATGTATTGTTGCATTCGGGTTAATCGTTCACCTTTTTCTTTGTCGCTCATCGAAAGGGCTTGAACGAGAGCATTTTCAATTTCCTGAGAATCGTTTGGATTTATTATAATGGCATCAGTCAATTCATTAGCGGCTCCAGCCATTTCGCTTAATATCAATACGGCGGTATTTTCACGTTGCGTTGCCAAATACTCTTTGGCAACTAAATTCATACCATCGCGTAATGGCGTTACTAATGCCACTTCAGCATTATAATACATAGCAATTAATTCATTAAAATTGAATGAACGATAAAAATAATAGATTGGCGTCCATCCCATTGTAGAATACATTCCATTGATTTGTCCGATCGTTTGTTCAATTTTTGCTTTTAAATCCGCATACCAATGTACTTCATCACGTGATGGCACTACAATCATTGCTAATGAAACTTTTTCATGAAATTCGGGATGATTTTTCAAAAATTGGGCAAAACCATTTAGACGATGTAAAATGCCTTTGCTATAATCCAATCTATCTACGGAAAGAATAGTAGTTTGGTCGCCCATTTTTCGTTTCAGAAGTTTGGCTTTTTTTATTACTTCAGGTTTTTTTGAGGCGTTGTGATATTGCTCGTAATTAATTCCCATAGGGAAAGCATCTATATGTACTACGCGATCTTGCAAACGTATTTCATCCAAATTACAGTTTAAATCCAGTACTCTATAAATGGCGCTAATAAAATGGCGCATATAATCGTGTGTATGAAAACCTATTAAATCGGCTCCAAGTAAACCTTCCAATACTTCTTCACGTTCGGGCAACACGCGAAAGAGTTCGTAAGATGGAAAAGGAATGTGATGAAAATAACCGATATTAACATTCGCATTATTATCTCGCAGCATTTTTGGGAGTAACATTAGTTGATAATCTTGCACCCAAACAATATCATCATCCTCAATATAAGGTAAAGCCGCCTCGCAAAAAATACGGTTGACCTCTTTGTATGTTTCCCAATATTCTGTTTTGTATTGAATAAAAGAAAAGAAATAATGACAAAGAGGCCATATAGTACTATTGCTGTATCCTTCGTAATATTTTTCAATATGTTCTTTTGATAAGAATACCGGATAATATTTCAGTTTGGATAGTTTTTGAGTGATAACTTTTTTTTCTTTTTCATCATCGGTGTATACTCCGGGCCACCCAATCCAAACTTTTTCAGCTTTAGTTTCTAAAGAACCTAAACCGGTTGCAAGTCCTCCTTCGCTTCTATTTACAACAAACTTTTCATTTTTTTTCTGCATCTTAACGGGAAGTCTGTTGGCTATTATAATAATCTTCATATTCTTATGTTTTATATAATTTAAAACTATTCAAACATAATTTTTGTTTGAGATTTATTTTCTTTATACGGTTCAAAAAAGAACTTTTTTTCATCAAAAGCGGGTTTTAAATCGCTAAGCCACGTAGCTTGAGGGTTGTATTCGGCAAAAAAAGGAATATCTACCCAAGCCGGATTTCTTGCTTGTAAAAATCTAAGTACAAATACCTTTTTTCCATCTACTTCTTGAACTCCAAGAATTTGTACTTTTCCGGGATTTGCGCTCATACTTGGACCTCGTACCGTGCGACATAAACCGCTTACACGACTATAAGCCAACCTGAAGATGTTCCAACACTTTTCTAACGGAAGTTCAAAATAACGTTTAGCGCCGGTATCGCGCACCACAAACATATAGTAAGGAATACAATTCAAATCTACTTGTTTGCGCCACATTTCAGCCCAAATGTCAGGTTTATCGTTAATGTGCTTCAGCAAAGGCGATTGTGTGCGTATTTGTGCGCCGGTGGAACGAATACGCTTTATTGCTTGCTGAACCGCGAAGGTGGAAAGTTCCACAGGG
The genomic region above belongs to uncultured Paludibacter sp. and contains:
- a CDS encoding Potassium efflux system KefA protein; translated protein: MGNKTLKEILDFSLIDLGDKFTLTVMDVIELALVILITLVVLYLIKKAIYKSKRLELGKKYSLNNLIRYIFYILSLSIILNIFGFSIKYVMAGSAALLVGIGLGLQNLFSDFVSGIVILIDSSIKVGDVLDVDGLVCQVEEINLRTTLVLTRDDKYILLPNTLLTRNKIVNWTHTNTASRFEVSVGVDYSSDVNLVMRLIKEVCMAQEDVLKQPEPFVRFNDFGNSSLDFTVYFWATNVFRVENIKSEIRVGIFKAFSENNITIPFPQRVLHFENKEDISQKSVNG
- a CDS encoding Small-conductance mechanosensitive channel, which produces MTDLINALSSESNGIKSILVIIILFVVSFAILFLINKLVFNRLKKIASRTKNHIDDYIIKLFQSPILWILFSILFMFFAPHFIKRIPSLSFLDNLASIMLPLSVGWLLIQTIRAFSKYFQNKYNMIIDDNLYARSRITQIKMFESIIIFLFAIIFIAIALMSIEGARTLGKSILTSAGVLGIIVGLAAQKTVGQVLSGIQIALTQPVKIDDVVIIEGEYGKIEEIKLTYIVIKIWDERRMIVPIDYFLNNPIENWTNKTANIIGKIYLYVSYNLPLEPIREKLQTLLENNTKWDGRVQSIQVTDSKEWFKEIRIILSSSNSSDNWDLRVEVREKLIDFINENYPNSFATVQFNGKNLTVN
- a CDS encoding conserved hypothetical protein (Evidence 4 : Unknown function but conserved in other organisms), producing MKIIIIANRLPVKMQKKNEKFVVNRSEGGLATGLGSLETKAEKVWIGWPGVYTDDEKEKKVITQKLSKLKYYPVFLSKEHIEKYYEGYSNSTIWPLCHYFFSFIQYKTEYWETYKEVNRIFCEAALPYIEDDDIVWVQDYQLMLLPKMLRDNNANVNIGYFHHIPFPSYELFRVLPEREEVLEGLLGADLIGFHTHDYMRHFISAIYRVLDLNCNLDEIRLQDRVVHIDAFPMGINYEQYHNASKKPEVIKKAKLLKRKMGDQTTILSVDRLDYSKGILHRLNGFAQFLKNHPEFHEKVSLAMIVVPSRDEVHWYADLKAKIEQTIGQINGMYSTMGWTPIYYFYRSFNFNELIAMYYNAEVALVTPLRDGMNLVAKEYLATQRENTAVLILSEMAGAANELTDAIIINPNDSQEIENALVQALSMSDKEKGERLTRMQQYISTHDVKKWAKDFINEMISIKNQNESINQKIIGKKQLSEIKQQYDSASSRLFFLDYDGTLAPFVKNPTDATPSKRLLTLIKELTNDPKNKVIINSGRNCDILDKWFGELNIDFAAEHGAFYKENGKWHQNLKKKQVWSDEIVDIIQRTIDKTPHSSMEIKDAALVWHFRKVDIWLAELRENQLINELMIPCARQNLQIVRGNKIVEIKSPEFNKGSEINRRLAKHKYDFVLAIGDDTTDEDMFRALPENGISIKVGNFSENASYRLPLQSLVIPFFEKLIKT